In a single window of the Nicotiana tomentosiformis chromosome 8, ASM39032v3, whole genome shotgun sequence genome:
- the LOC138897950 gene encoding uncharacterized protein, whose translation MDEDADGLLLLHNDAPVISLNMLDFKIKRVLVDPGSSANIIQWRVLEQAKLTGSIIPATKLLAGFNLASVTTRGELLLLTNTEGVMKTTLFEVVDGDMGYNIILGRPRLHEIKVVPSTYHQLLKFPTPEEIKQIRGDQPVVREMNEIFVSNSKGKERAA comes from the coding sequence ATGGATGAAGATGCAGACGGATTATTGCTACTGCACAATGACGCAccggtaatttctttaaatatgctagattttaaaattaaacgtgttttagtggatccaggaagttcggctaatatcatacaatggagagtactagagcaagctaaactcaccggaagcattatcccGGCAACCAAACTCCTCGCTGGGTTTAACCttgcaagcgtgacaacccgggGAGAACTTTTGTTACTCACGAACACTGAAGGAGTAATGaagacaactctcttcgaagtggtagatggagacatggggtataatatcatcttgggaagaccaAGGCTGCACGAGATAAAAGTTGTtccttcaacatatcaccaattgttaaAGTTTCCGACACCCGAGGAAATCAAAcagataaggggtgatcaaccAGTAGTAAGAGAGATGAATGAAATTTTTGTCTCcaatagcaaaggaaaggaacgtgcggcatag
- the LOC104114887 gene encoding auxin-induced protein 22C-like, with translation MELELGLAPPYNNFPTNIKGFDQNDIARFEPKEMNMMRRRDSFGDNFSKMKQKRSFAEAFENGSEGVERKTLSLLIWNGQPNEEEEDNDDGRHGRKKIPFKACDEDSEEENQVVGWPPINTWRQKQFHGNYNQGWWITNERKSMYVKVKMEGVAIGRKVNLRLYDSYQVLAHDLVQMFAKYLNLDDNHSTRFMILYQDKDGDWMLAGDVPWQTFRESVQRIEILRNEK, from the exons ATGGAGCTTGAGCTTGGTCTTGCTCCTCCTTATAACAATTTTCCTACCAATATCAAAGGATTCGACCAAAATGACATTGCTAGATTTGAACCAAAAGAGATGAACATGATGAGGAGGAGGGATAGTTTTGGTGATAACTTCTCAAAGATGAAGCAGAAACGTAGTTTTGCAGAGGCCTTTGAAAATGGCAGTGAAGGAGTTGAACGTAAAACTTTGTCTTTGCTCATATGGAATGGCCAAccaaatgaagaagaagaagataatgaTGATGGTCGCCATGGAAGAAAGAAGATACCGTTTAAGGCTTGCGACGA GGATTCTGAGGAAGAAAATCAAGTAGTTGGGTGGCCACCAATTAACACATGGAGACAAAAGCAATTTCATGGGAATTATAATCAAGGTTGGTGGATTACAAATGAAAGAAAATCCATGTACGTGAAGGTGAAGATGGAAGGAGTGGCCATTGGAAGGAAGGTTAATCTAAGGCTCTATGATTCATATCAAGTTCTTGCCCACGATTTAGTTCAAATGTTTGCAAAAT aCCTAAATCTTGATGACAATCATAGTACACGCTTTATGATCTTGTACCAAGATAAGGATGGAGACTGGATGCTTGCTGGAGATGTACCTTGGCA AACATTCCGGGAGAGTGTTCAAAGAATAGAAATACTAAGGAATGAGAAATGA